The following proteins are encoded in a genomic region of Notolabrus celidotus isolate fNotCel1 chromosome 19, fNotCel1.pri, whole genome shotgun sequence:
- the mapkap1 gene encoding target of rapamycin complex 2 subunit MAPKAP1 isoform X1, translating to MAFLDNPAIILAHIRQSHVTSDDTGMCEMVLIDQDVDLEKCQLALVPGSSCGSTGSGSLSEGGTSVTDNHACDLSQSMDITSSWDFGIRRRSNTAQRLERLRKERQNQIKCKNVQWKERSSSQSVEDLGILFEKRDLKDRPRSSGTKSTLSLRLEQCPQQLNNPFNEYSKFDGKGHIGTTATKKIDVYLSMQMAQEKIHPMTVVTIANARVHDLIGLICWQYTSEGREPKLNENVNAYCLHIAEDDGEVDTDFPPLDSNEPIHKFGFSTLALVEKYSSPGLASRQSLFVRINAAHGFSLIPVDSMKVTMKEILQKALKKRKGSQKGSGKHAGPLYRLEKQTEPNVAVDLDATLEIQSTLEFCLVRENSSRGEESSEEDPPIDITTVQDMLSSHHYKSFKISMIHKLRFTTDVQLGISGEKVEIDPVTNQKASTKFWIRQKPISIDSDHLCACDLVEERSPSHAIFKVTYLSNHDYKPLYFESDAATVNEIVLKVNYILESRASTSRADYFAQKQRKLSRRTSFSFQKDKKTGQ from the exons ATGGCTTTCTTGGACAATCCAGCCATTATCCTGGCCCACATCAGACAGTCTCATGTGACCAGTGATGACACGGGGATGTGTGAGATGGTCCTGATCGACCAGGATGTGGATCTGGAGAAGTGCCAGCTGGCTCTGGTGCCCGGCAGCAGCTGTGGGTCGACCGGTTCCGGTTCTCTGAGCGAGGGGGGGACCAGTGTGACGGACAATCACGCCTGTGACCTCTCCCAGTCCATGGACATCACCTCCAGCTGGGACTTTGGCATCCGGCGGCGCtcaaacacag CCCAAAGACTTGAAAGGTTAAGAAAGGAACGACAGAACcaaatcaaatgtaaaaacGTTCAGTGGAAAGAGAGGTCGTCCTCACAGTCAG TGGAGGATCTGGGGATACTTTTTGAAAAACGGGACTTAAAGGACCGGCCTCGGAGTTCAGGTACCAAATCCACCCTCTCGCTGCGGCTGGAGCAGTGTCCTCAACAACTCAACAACCCCTTCAATGAATACTCCAAATTTGACGGAAAG GGCCACATCGGCACGACGGCCACAAAGAAGATTGACGTCTACCTCTCCATGCAAATGGCTCAGGAGAAAATTCACCCCATGACCGTGGTGACCATCGCCAACGCCCGTGTCCACGACCTCATCGGACTCATTTGCTGGCAGTACACGAGCGAGGGGCGAGAACCCAAACTCAA CGAGAATGTGAACGCGTACTGCCTCCACATTGCAGAGGACGACGGGGAGGTGGACACCGACTTTCCTCCGCTGGACTCCAACGAGCCGATCCACAAGTTTGGTTTCAGCACGCTGGCTCTGGTGGAGAAATACTCGTCGCCGGGTCTCGCCTCAAGACAGTCGTTGTTCGTCAGAAT AAATGCTGCTCACGGCTTCTCTCTGATCCCCGTGGACAGTATGAAGGTGACCATGAAGGAAATCCTGCAGAAAGctctgaagaagaggaaaggtTCTCAGAAAGGCTCAGGTAAACACGCAG gtCCGCTGTATCGTCTGGAGAAGCAGACGGAGCCGAACGTCGCCGTAGACTTGGACGCCACGCTGGAGATTCAGAGCACTCTGGAGTTTTGTCTGGTCAGAGAAAACA GttccagaggagaggagagctcaGAAGAAGACCCTCCCATCGACATCACCACGGTGCAGGACATGCTGAGCAGCCACCACTACAAGTCCTTTAAGATCAGTATGATCCACAAGCTGCGATTCACCACAGACGTCCAGCTAG GCATTTCAGGAGAGAAAGTGGAGATCGATCCTGTCACCAATCAGAAGGCCAGCACCAAGTTCTGGATCCGACAGAAACCGATCTCCATCGACTCAGACCACCTCTGTGCCTGTGACCTCGTAGAGGAGAGGAGCCCCA GTCACGCCATTTTTAAAGTCACTTATCTCAGCAACCACGACTACAAGCCtctctactttgagtctgatGCTGCTACGGTCAATGAAATAGTGCTGAAG GTGAACTACATCCTGGAGTCTCGGGCCAGCACCTCTCGGGCCGATTACTTTGcccagaaacagagaaaactgAGCCGCAGGACCAGCTTCAGTTTCCAGAAAGACAAGAAGACGGGTCAGTAG
- the mapkap1 gene encoding target of rapamycin complex 2 subunit MAPKAP1 isoform X2, which translates to MAFLDNPAIILAHIRQSHVTSDDTGMCEMVLIDQDVDLEKCQLALVPGSSCGSTGSGSLSEGGTSVTDNHACDLSQSMDITSSWDFGIRRRSNTAQRLERLRKERQNQIKCKNVQWKERSSSQSVEDLGILFEKRDLKDRPRSSGTKSTLSLRLEQCPQQLNNPFNEYSKFDGKGHIGTTATKKIDVYLSMQMAQEKIHPMTVVTIANARVHDLIGLICWQYTSEGREPKLNENVNAYCLHIAEDDGEVDTDFPPLDSNEPIHKFGFSTLALVEKYSSPGLASRQSLFVRINAAHGFSLIPVDSMKVTMKEILQKALKKRKGSQKGSGPLYRLEKQTEPNVAVDLDATLEIQSTLEFCLVRENSSRGEESSEEDPPIDITTVQDMLSSHHYKSFKISMIHKLRFTTDVQLGISGEKVEIDPVTNQKASTKFWIRQKPISIDSDHLCACDLVEERSPSHAIFKVTYLSNHDYKPLYFESDAATVNEIVLKVNYILESRASTSRADYFAQKQRKLSRRTSFSFQKDKKTGQ; encoded by the exons ATGGCTTTCTTGGACAATCCAGCCATTATCCTGGCCCACATCAGACAGTCTCATGTGACCAGTGATGACACGGGGATGTGTGAGATGGTCCTGATCGACCAGGATGTGGATCTGGAGAAGTGCCAGCTGGCTCTGGTGCCCGGCAGCAGCTGTGGGTCGACCGGTTCCGGTTCTCTGAGCGAGGGGGGGACCAGTGTGACGGACAATCACGCCTGTGACCTCTCCCAGTCCATGGACATCACCTCCAGCTGGGACTTTGGCATCCGGCGGCGCtcaaacacag CCCAAAGACTTGAAAGGTTAAGAAAGGAACGACAGAACcaaatcaaatgtaaaaacGTTCAGTGGAAAGAGAGGTCGTCCTCACAGTCAG TGGAGGATCTGGGGATACTTTTTGAAAAACGGGACTTAAAGGACCGGCCTCGGAGTTCAGGTACCAAATCCACCCTCTCGCTGCGGCTGGAGCAGTGTCCTCAACAACTCAACAACCCCTTCAATGAATACTCCAAATTTGACGGAAAG GGCCACATCGGCACGACGGCCACAAAGAAGATTGACGTCTACCTCTCCATGCAAATGGCTCAGGAGAAAATTCACCCCATGACCGTGGTGACCATCGCCAACGCCCGTGTCCACGACCTCATCGGACTCATTTGCTGGCAGTACACGAGCGAGGGGCGAGAACCCAAACTCAA CGAGAATGTGAACGCGTACTGCCTCCACATTGCAGAGGACGACGGGGAGGTGGACACCGACTTTCCTCCGCTGGACTCCAACGAGCCGATCCACAAGTTTGGTTTCAGCACGCTGGCTCTGGTGGAGAAATACTCGTCGCCGGGTCTCGCCTCAAGACAGTCGTTGTTCGTCAGAAT AAATGCTGCTCACGGCTTCTCTCTGATCCCCGTGGACAGTATGAAGGTGACCATGAAGGAAATCCTGCAGAAAGctctgaagaagaggaaaggtTCTCAGAAAGGCTCAG gtCCGCTGTATCGTCTGGAGAAGCAGACGGAGCCGAACGTCGCCGTAGACTTGGACGCCACGCTGGAGATTCAGAGCACTCTGGAGTTTTGTCTGGTCAGAGAAAACA GttccagaggagaggagagctcaGAAGAAGACCCTCCCATCGACATCACCACGGTGCAGGACATGCTGAGCAGCCACCACTACAAGTCCTTTAAGATCAGTATGATCCACAAGCTGCGATTCACCACAGACGTCCAGCTAG GCATTTCAGGAGAGAAAGTGGAGATCGATCCTGTCACCAATCAGAAGGCCAGCACCAAGTTCTGGATCCGACAGAAACCGATCTCCATCGACTCAGACCACCTCTGTGCCTGTGACCTCGTAGAGGAGAGGAGCCCCA GTCACGCCATTTTTAAAGTCACTTATCTCAGCAACCACGACTACAAGCCtctctactttgagtctgatGCTGCTACGGTCAATGAAATAGTGCTGAAG GTGAACTACATCCTGGAGTCTCGGGCCAGCACCTCTCGGGCCGATTACTTTGcccagaaacagagaaaactgAGCCGCAGGACCAGCTTCAGTTTCCAGAAAGACAAGAAGACGGGTCAGTAG